One window of Bactrocera tryoni isolate S06 chromosome 2, CSIRO_BtryS06_freeze2, whole genome shotgun sequence genomic DNA carries:
- the LOC120769799 gene encoding male accessory gland serine protease inhibitor-like produces MKFFAVILAVFAVIGCALALKDPICGQEHSADGNGLIKCAAYVPSWTFDAANNNCLSYIYGGCGGNDNRFPTQEACEQKCKE; encoded by the exons atgaaattcttCGCAGTGATTTTGGCCGTTTTTGCAGTGATCGGCTGCGCGCTGGCGCTTAAGGATC CCATCTGTGGTCAGGAGCACTCGGCCGATGGCAACGGATTGATCAAGTGTGCCGCTTATGTGCCCTCGTGGACCTTCGATGCGGCCAATAACAACTGTTTGAGCTACATTTATGGCGGCTGCGGCGGCAATGACAATCGTTTCCCCACGCAGGAAGCTTGCGAGCAGAAATGCAAGGAATAA